Proteins co-encoded in one Sphingomonas sp. CL5.1 genomic window:
- a CDS encoding retropepsin-like aspartic protease, whose protein sequence is MRDWNGFPAPPRWRAFSLVTGDTIVLPIDVAAASAEAILDSGSAATILSSSLAAKLGLSSTERRTIRGVGARASVQLARNVEIAFAGELRRAPFVIISDLKAVSAALGRDVDVVLGADMLTGRSIALDFDNCRIAVTESGSFSAGPDWRRVPLSLGANRELLVQASVAGLPSAPMVFDLGSSTALMLARAYVEEHRLLEGIKRSTAAIGGVDGIMLATAFMAEMVQLASFPVPSIPTLTPSSWLSTSAVGSIGFPLISQFDTVLDLSAGQVWLRPARHGLPILEDHSGFGLALAGNELSIVHVAANSPAAAAGWTVGDRIRALNGRSIDGSYISGQHWRWRFRPAGTRVTLRDQKGDERELLLADYF, encoded by the coding sequence ATGCGCGATTGGAACGGGTTTCCTGCCCCCCCTCGTTGGCGGGCGTTCAGCCTCGTCACAGGCGACACGATAGTTCTCCCGATTGACGTGGCGGCCGCATCTGCTGAAGCTATTCTCGATAGCGGTAGCGCTGCCACGATCCTCAGTTCGTCTTTGGCAGCCAAACTTGGACTCTCGTCGACGGAGCGGAGGACAATTCGCGGAGTGGGCGCGCGGGCAAGCGTACAGCTTGCGCGCAATGTAGAGATCGCGTTTGCAGGCGAACTGCGCCGCGCACCCTTTGTCATCATAAGCGATCTGAAAGCCGTATCGGCCGCTTTAGGCCGCGATGTCGATGTAGTGCTTGGCGCAGATATGCTTACCGGGCGTTCAATAGCCTTGGACTTTGACAATTGTCGGATTGCTGTCACCGAGAGCGGTTCGTTTTCAGCAGGACCGGACTGGCGCCGCGTCCCGCTTTCACTTGGGGCAAATCGCGAGTTGCTCGTGCAGGCTTCCGTGGCCGGTCTGCCAAGTGCGCCTATGGTCTTCGATCTCGGCAGTTCGACAGCGCTGATGCTGGCCCGCGCCTATGTTGAAGAGCATCGACTCCTTGAAGGAATCAAGCGTTCGACCGCGGCGATCGGAGGAGTAGATGGTATCATGCTAGCGACCGCCTTCATGGCTGAAATGGTCCAGTTAGCCTCATTCCCGGTACCCTCAATTCCTACACTCACACCTTCAAGCTGGCTGTCCACGAGTGCCGTGGGCAGCATCGGATTTCCGCTAATCTCTCAGTTTGACACGGTGCTTGACCTTTCGGCTGGCCAGGTGTGGCTGCGACCAGCGCGGCACGGATTGCCCATCCTGGAGGACCACAGCGGCTTCGGACTGGCCCTCGCCGGAAACGAACTGTCCATTGTCCATGTCGCGGCAAACAGCCCAGCTGCTGCCGCTGGCTGGACCGTGGGAGACCGTATTCGGGCGCTTAACGGTCGGAGTATCGATGGATCTTACATTTCAGGCCAGCATTGGCGGTGGCGCTTCAGGCCGGCAGGCACGCGCGTTACCTTGCGAGACCAGAAGGGCGATGAGCGAGAACTCCTCCTCGCAGACTATTTCTAA
- a CDS encoding undecaprenyl-diphosphate phosphatase encodes MTGQCAAGVDTGFVTLGYAKVAILGVAQGITELLPISSTAHMRVVPALLGWRDPGSAFSAAMQLAALAAVISYFWQDVRRLAVGSVSAIGHRQFADPNLRLAIWIALATVPIVLAGALLSNSLNTCNSPFRALPVIGWACIAMAVLMGLSEILARHSRSVEKASLVDALLVGLAQVGALIPGVSRSGSSLTAALALGFKREEAARFSFLLGIPAIALAGSKELWELHKAHLDLHGWSVLAVGLVVASVSAFAAIWALMRVLERFSAWPFVIYRGMLGVLLLVATANAWLV; translated from the coding sequence ATGACCGGACAATGTGCCGCAGGCGTCGACACGGGCTTCGTGACACTGGGCTATGCCAAGGTCGCCATATTGGGCGTGGCGCAAGGTATCACCGAACTTCTGCCGATTTCGTCGACGGCTCATATGCGCGTCGTGCCGGCCCTCTTGGGCTGGCGAGATCCCGGCTCCGCTTTTTCGGCCGCGATGCAGCTCGCCGCGCTCGCCGCCGTGATCAGCTATTTCTGGCAGGACGTGCGCCGTCTGGCGGTCGGTTCCGTGTCGGCCATCGGCCATCGACAGTTCGCAGATCCCAATCTCCGTCTGGCGATCTGGATCGCTCTCGCGACAGTCCCGATCGTGCTGGCGGGTGCTCTGCTGTCGAACAGCCTCAATACGTGCAACTCGCCCTTTCGTGCCCTGCCCGTGATCGGCTGGGCGTGCATCGCGATGGCGGTGCTGATGGGTCTCAGCGAGATTCTGGCGCGCCACAGCCGCAGTGTCGAGAAGGCATCGCTGGTTGATGCGCTGCTCGTCGGGCTCGCGCAAGTCGGTGCTCTCATTCCCGGCGTATCGCGCTCAGGATCGTCCCTCACCGCCGCGCTCGCGCTCGGCTTCAAGCGCGAGGAAGCGGCCCGCTTCTCATTCCTGTTGGGCATTCCGGCGATCGCTCTGGCAGGATCGAAGGAATTATGGGAGCTGCACAAAGCTCATCTCGATCTGCATGGCTGGTCCGTTCTGGCGGTCGGCCTGGTTGTCGCGTCCGTTTCTGCGTTCGCCGCGATCTGGGCGCTGATGCGCGTCCTTGAGCGGTTCTCCGCCTGGCCGTTCGTCATCTATCGAGGAATGCTCGGCGTTCTTTTGCTCGTTGCGACCGCCAACGCCTGGCTCGTTTGA
- a CDS encoding cation-translocating P-type ATPase, protein MVEHTDAHAIAMDRWWRFKVDGLDCQNEVRLLKEVLVPLVGDEQLLSFQPKRGLLDVDVESGIEVEAVIAAVSTTGMTAELQTADAFAEDKADAGGCSGCSGEPMPVEQIRPDRPNSVIFKIHGMDCGDEVAVLKREVGPVVGLEKLSFDLINGRMSVAGASDAVHHAEILNAVERTGMRAELWKDGENSAGAQAEQRRRRIQAALTIASGVLVVVGFAIHVRASGLAAVLHENLAREAHPPLLAMLAYSLAILAAVRYVAPKAILAARRLRPDMNLLMIVAVAGALGIGQWFEAATVAFFFALALALEAWSLGRARRAVAALMDIAPDSARIRDAAGVEKDVPVAEVAVGTQVIVPPGGKIPLDGRVVAGTSAVDQAPITGESVPVTVEQGATVFAGTINGMGAIEIITTRPASDTTLARIVRMVGEAQSKRAPTEQWVERFARIYTPVVMALALAVFLVPPLLLGGSWAAWFYQALVLLVIACPCALVISTPVSIVAGLTGAARQGILIKGGVHLETPARITAIAMDKTGTLTLGRPKVIELIPLGGRDELELLAVAAAIEARSEHPIARAILDAAAERGVEVVPAKSVTALPGKGVVGAIDGREAWVGSPGYLGERLGDAGDDALAIQLHRIAAAGLTGIIVGEAEAIIGLIAVGDAMRPEARQIVAQLHELGIAQIVMLTGDSRAPAQAIARATGVDEVHAELLPEQKVEAIERLVAQHGLVAMVGDGVNDAPAMARSGLGIAMGAIGSDAAIETADIALMQDDLSRLPWLIRHSRATLAVIRQNIGFSLAIKLVFAGLTLLGMASLWGAIAADVGASLLVVLNGMRLVGRDQRVR, encoded by the coding sequence ATGGTCGAGCATACCGACGCGCACGCTATCGCGATGGACCGCTGGTGGCGTTTCAAGGTTGACGGGCTCGACTGCCAGAATGAGGTTCGGCTTCTCAAGGAAGTCCTCGTCCCGCTTGTCGGGGACGAACAGCTGTTGTCATTCCAGCCGAAGCGCGGTCTCCTCGACGTCGATGTCGAGTCCGGCATCGAGGTGGAGGCGGTAATCGCGGCCGTCTCGACCACCGGGATGACAGCCGAATTGCAAACCGCAGATGCGTTCGCAGAGGATAAAGCAGATGCTGGCGGTTGCAGCGGCTGCTCGGGCGAACCGATGCCTGTCGAACAGATACGTCCTGACCGTCCGAATAGCGTCATCTTCAAGATCCACGGCATGGACTGCGGCGACGAAGTCGCGGTGCTCAAGCGCGAAGTCGGGCCGGTCGTCGGGTTGGAGAAGCTATCGTTCGATCTCATCAATGGCCGCATGTCGGTCGCGGGTGCTTCCGACGCTGTGCATCACGCCGAGATATTGAACGCGGTCGAGCGCACCGGCATGCGCGCCGAGCTCTGGAAAGATGGCGAGAACAGTGCCGGTGCGCAAGCCGAACAGCGTCGGCGCCGCATCCAGGCCGCGCTGACGATCGCGAGCGGCGTGTTGGTCGTGGTGGGCTTTGCGATCCATGTTCGCGCAAGCGGCCTCGCCGCGGTGCTGCACGAAAATCTGGCGCGTGAGGCCCATCCTCCGCTCCTCGCCATGCTCGCCTATTCGCTGGCGATCCTCGCGGCGGTTCGGTACGTCGCCCCCAAGGCGATCCTCGCGGCGCGACGGCTCCGGCCGGACATGAACCTGCTCATGATCGTAGCGGTGGCAGGCGCCCTTGGCATTGGGCAATGGTTCGAAGCCGCGACGGTCGCGTTCTTCTTCGCACTGGCCCTCGCCCTCGAGGCATGGAGCCTTGGACGAGCCCGCCGTGCCGTCGCGGCGCTCATGGATATCGCCCCCGACTCTGCCCGGATACGCGATGCCGCGGGTGTCGAGAAGGATGTGCCGGTCGCCGAGGTCGCGGTCGGAACGCAGGTGATCGTTCCGCCCGGCGGCAAGATTCCGCTCGATGGGCGCGTGGTTGCGGGGACCAGCGCGGTCGATCAGGCGCCGATTACAGGCGAAAGCGTACCCGTCACCGTCGAGCAAGGCGCAACGGTCTTTGCCGGGACCATCAACGGCATGGGCGCGATCGAGATCATAACGACCCGGCCAGCTTCCGACACGACGCTCGCCCGTATCGTGCGGATGGTCGGTGAAGCGCAGAGCAAGCGTGCGCCGACCGAACAGTGGGTGGAGCGCTTCGCAAGGATCTACACGCCGGTCGTGATGGCGCTTGCGCTGGCGGTATTCTTAGTGCCGCCGCTTCTGCTCGGAGGTAGTTGGGCCGCCTGGTTTTACCAGGCGCTGGTGCTGCTTGTCATCGCCTGCCCTTGCGCCTTGGTCATCTCCACCCCCGTCAGCATCGTCGCGGGGCTGACCGGCGCGGCCCGGCAGGGAATTCTGATTAAGGGCGGCGTCCATCTCGAAACGCCCGCTCGCATCACCGCGATCGCCATGGACAAGACGGGCACGCTCACGCTTGGACGTCCCAAGGTGATCGAACTGATCCCGCTTGGCGGCCGGGACGAACTGGAACTGCTGGCGGTTGCGGCTGCTATCGAAGCGCGAAGCGAGCACCCGATTGCGCGTGCGATCCTCGATGCCGCAGCGGAACGCGGCGTTGAGGTGGTCCCCGCAAAGTCCGTGACGGCGTTGCCCGGCAAAGGCGTCGTTGGCGCGATCGATGGTCGCGAGGCCTGGGTCGGATCTCCCGGCTATCTTGGAGAGCGGCTTGGGGACGCCGGCGATGATGCGCTTGCCATCCAATTGCATCGTATAGCCGCAGCGGGACTGACCGGGATTATTGTCGGTGAGGCGGAGGCCATCATCGGCTTAATTGCAGTCGGTGACGCGATGCGTCCCGAGGCCCGACAGATCGTCGCGCAACTGCATGAACTTGGTATCGCGCAGATCGTCATGCTGACCGGAGACAGTCGCGCGCCTGCCCAGGCCATCGCGCGCGCGACCGGCGTGGATGAGGTTCACGCCGAGCTGCTTCCCGAACAAAAGGTCGAGGCGATTGAAAGGCTGGTAGCGCAGCACGGCCTCGTCGCCATGGTCGGTGACGGCGTCAATGATGCGCCGGCGATGGCGCGATCGGGCCTCGGCATCGCCATGGGCGCGATTGGCAGCGATGCGGCGATCGAGACGGCGGATATCGCGCTGATGCAGGACGATCTCTCTCGCCTGCCGTGGCTCATCCGGCATTCGAGGGCGACGCTGGCCGTGATCCGGCAGAACATCGGCTTCTCGCTGGCGATAAAACTCGTTTTCGCAGGTTTGACGCTGCTTGGCATGGCGTCGCTCTGGGGCGCGATCGCGGCGGATGTCGGCGCATCCCTCCTGGTCGTGCTCAATGGTATGCGTCTTGTCGGTCGCGACCAGCGGGTTCGATGA
- a CDS encoding helix-turn-helix domain-containing protein encodes MSVELLSIGKLAKATGTKVETIRYYESVGLLAPPGRTKGNYRAYSAQHLARLSFIRRARALGFSIDQVQELLKLADQKDISCKAVDTIAREHLAEIDRKLRDLNTLRSELSSVIVQCGQGTISECRIIETLAPDSTAFS; translated from the coding sequence ATGTCCGTCGAGCTACTCAGCATTGGAAAGCTCGCGAAAGCGACAGGGACGAAGGTCGAGACAATTCGCTACTATGAGAGCGTGGGCTTGCTTGCCCCGCCGGGGCGGACGAAGGGCAATTATCGGGCCTATTCCGCGCAGCATCTCGCACGGCTCAGCTTCATCCGCCGGGCACGCGCGCTGGGTTTCTCGATCGACCAGGTCCAGGAGCTTCTCAAGCTCGCCGACCAGAAAGACATTTCGTGCAAGGCAGTCGACACGATCGCCCGCGAACATCTCGCAGAGATCGACCGAAAGCTTCGGGATCTGAATACCCTCAGATCCGAACTGAGCAGCGTTATCGTCCAGTGCGGGCAGGGCACAATTTCCGAGTGCCGCATCATCGAGACGTTAGCGCCGGATTCCACAGCATTCAGTTAG
- a CDS encoding cytochrome c/FTR1 family iron permease, translating into MMAVLGAVACTLGASAMAHAETADVQTAWRLLDYMSVDYGGAVSGGRIKSASEYAEMTEFAASVSARLAVLPPTPERVRLIEGATRLQAVVAAKGSPSQVADLAHGLAADLLKAYPVPLAPARAPDFTRGATLFAQNCASCHGAAGDGRGPNAAKLAIPPIAFTDVARARQRSPFALYQVIDQGIDGTAMQSFSSLPTDDRWALAFYAGNFAFSDAAAKEGERLWKADPSLRQRIPDLTALAGLTPDTLAKSMGPEQADAIIAYLRRHPEAVVQQAPGSLDVARGKLAQSLAAYRAGNRHAAQELALSAYLDGFEPLEPMLTARDATLMGHIESAMGEFRASLQQGRPADEIATRIQVLDGLFDDADAALSPDAASSASTFLGAFTILLREGLEALLIVVAMIAFLRKAERPEVLPYVHGGWIGALAAGGLTWAVATYAIGISGASRELTEGFGSLFAAVVLLSVGIWMHGKAQADQWQRYIREKMSRALSRQSAWFLFGLAFIVVYREVFETILFYAALWTQGNGGIMLAGAGSAVLLLGLIAWAMLRYSRDLPIAKFFAYSAWLMALLTIVLAGKGVAALQEAGIVDIAPLGGGIRVSVLGIFPTVQSMGAQLLMLVAVAGGFILNRRRAVVATT; encoded by the coding sequence ATGATGGCGGTGCTTGGTGCCGTGGCCTGTACACTGGGTGCCAGCGCTATGGCCCATGCCGAAACGGCCGATGTCCAGACCGCATGGCGGCTTCTGGACTATATGTCGGTCGACTATGGTGGCGCGGTCTCCGGTGGCAGGATCAAGAGTGCCTCCGAATATGCCGAAATGACCGAGTTCGCGGCGTCGGTCTCCGCGCGCCTCGCGGTGTTGCCGCCAACGCCCGAACGCGTGAGGCTCATCGAGGGTGCGACACGGCTTCAGGCGGTCGTTGCCGCCAAGGGCTCGCCGAGCCAGGTTGCCGATCTTGCCCATGGTCTCGCCGCCGATCTGCTCAAAGCCTATCCGGTCCCGCTTGCTCCGGCCAGGGCACCCGATTTCACCCGTGGTGCGACGCTCTTCGCCCAGAATTGCGCGAGTTGCCACGGTGCGGCCGGCGATGGTCGCGGCCCGAACGCCGCCAAGCTCGCCATCCCGCCTATCGCGTTCACCGACGTCGCCCGCGCTCGCCAGCGCAGCCCCTTCGCGCTCTATCAAGTGATCGACCAGGGTATCGACGGCACAGCGATGCAGAGCTTTTCGTCGCTGCCCACAGACGACCGCTGGGCGCTTGCCTTCTACGCGGGGAATTTCGCCTTTTCCGATGCGGCCGCTAAGGAAGGCGAACGGCTATGGAAAGCCGATCCCAGCCTTCGCCAACGGATTCCCGATCTGACGGCACTGGCCGGGCTGACCCCGGATACGCTCGCCAAGAGCATGGGGCCCGAGCAGGCCGATGCGATCATCGCCTATCTGCGCCGCCACCCTGAAGCCGTGGTTCAGCAGGCACCGGGCTCGCTCGATGTGGCACGGGGCAAGCTGGCGCAGAGCCTCGCGGCTTATCGCGCGGGCAATCGCCATGCGGCGCAGGAATTAGCGCTGTCGGCCTATCTCGACGGGTTCGAGCCGCTCGAGCCGATGCTGACCGCGCGCGACGCAACGCTCATGGGTCATATCGAAAGCGCCATGGGCGAATTCCGCGCCTCGCTTCAGCAAGGTCGGCCCGCTGACGAGATAGCGACCCGTATCCAGGTGCTCGATGGCTTGTTCGATGACGCCGATGCGGCCTTGTCCCCGGACGCGGCGAGCAGCGCATCGACCTTTCTGGGCGCCTTCACCATCCTGCTGCGCGAGGGGCTCGAAGCCCTGCTGATCGTCGTTGCGATGATCGCCTTCCTGCGCAAGGCCGAGCGACCCGAGGTGCTGCCCTATGTCCATGGCGGCTGGATCGGCGCGCTGGCGGCGGGCGGCCTGACCTGGGCGGTTGCAACCTATGCGATCGGGATCAGCGGCGCGAGCCGGGAGCTCACCGAAGGGTTCGGATCGCTGTTCGCGGCCGTCGTCCTGCTCTCCGTGGGGATATGGATGCACGGCAAGGCGCAGGCGGACCAATGGCAGCGCTACATCCGCGAAAAGATGTCGCGCGCGCTGTCACGGCAATCGGCTTGGTTCCTCTTCGGCCTGGCCTTCATCGTCGTCTATCGCGAGGTGTTCGAGACCATCCTGTTTTATGCTGCGCTCTGGACCCAGGGCAATGGCGGTATCATGCTGGCTGGCGCCGGCTCGGCGGTCCTGCTGCTCGGCCTCATTGCCTGGGCGATGCTGCGCTACAGCCGCGACCTGCCGATCGCGAAGTTCTTCGCCTATAGCGCGTGGCTGATGGCGCTCCTCACCATCGTACTCGCCGGCAAGGGTGTGGCCGCGCTGCAGGAAGCCGGCATAGTCGACATTGCGCCGCTTGGCGGCGGAATTCGCGTCTCGGTGCTCGGCATCTTCCCGACCGTGCAGTCGATGGGCGCCCAGTTGCTGATGCTCGTCGCGGTGGCGGGCGGGTTCATTCTCAACCGGCGCCGTGCCGTCGTGGCAACCACCTGA
- a CDS encoding cation transporter encodes MVCSSCQSDAPAAPDPRWRRVLWIALAINLTMFAGEIVAGIASGSRSLQADALDFLGDSANYAISLGVASMALGWRSRAALLKGGTILAFGLYVLITTLLAALGGGIPQAGTMGIVGVIALVANGSVALMLYRYRSGDANMRSVWICSRNDAIGNLAVLIAAAGVLGTGTAWPDLTVALIMAGLGIWGGLQIIIQARTELYPKPSEDASAQLPLTSGSLQLLERK; translated from the coding sequence ATGGTCTGTAGCAGCTGCCAGTCGGATGCGCCGGCGGCGCCCGATCCGCGTTGGCGCCGCGTGCTGTGGATCGCTCTTGCGATCAATCTGACGATGTTCGCCGGCGAGATCGTCGCGGGTATCGCCTCGGGGTCGCGTTCGCTCCAGGCAGACGCGCTCGATTTTTTAGGTGACTCCGCAAATTATGCGATCAGCCTCGGGGTCGCGAGCATGGCGCTCGGCTGGCGGTCGCGTGCCGCATTGCTCAAAGGCGGCACCATCCTTGCCTTCGGCCTCTACGTCTTGATCACGACGCTGCTTGCCGCGCTGGGTGGGGGCATACCGCAGGCTGGGACGATGGGTATCGTCGGCGTGATCGCACTGGTCGCAAACGGCAGCGTTGCGCTCATGCTCTACCGCTATCGGAGCGGCGACGCGAACATGCGATCCGTGTGGATCTGCTCGCGTAACGACGCCATCGGTAATTTGGCAGTATTGATTGCCGCCGCAGGTGTGCTCGGCACGGGCACGGCCTGGCCGGATCTGACGGTAGCCCTGATCATGGCAGGGCTCGGCATTTGGGGTGGCCTTCAAATCATTATCCAGGCGCGGACGGAGCTATATCCCAAACCATCTGAGGATGCGTCGGCACAACTTCCGCTGACTTCTGGCAGCTTGCAGTTGCTGGAGCGCAAATAG